From a single Paraburkholderia sp. FT54 genomic region:
- a CDS encoding MFS transporter, whose translation MNSLTDRTSVTRHRTPLNRSQIAGFWGAWAGWTLDGMDSFIYALVLTPALTELLPRSGYAATPANVGLAGSILFALFLVGWGLSFIWGPLADRYGRTKVLAGTIFTFAIFTGLAATSHNVWELGIYRFIAGVGIGGEWALAGTYVAEAWPEDRRKMGAGYLQTGYYAGFFLAAALNYTVGVHYGWRAMFLTGAVPVVVAILILLRVKESEKWEKAEARTVCTKPLREIMGPTYRRRTWVACILLTIAIIGLWAGAVYEPSAVIQLATKAGMAKNDAIRTASLATGLLSIATILGCLALPPLAERIGRKKTLAIYFLGMAVAIVGSFGWAFYLPNGLAPFIAWLFVLGFFGGNFALFSLWLPEQFETRVRATAFAFCTSFGRFVGAGVNFLLGAAVLHMHTLGIPVALTAIAFIVGLFIIPFAPETKGEVLPQ comes from the coding sequence ATGAATTCACTAACCGACCGCACGTCGGTCACGCGGCACCGCACGCCGCTCAATCGTTCGCAGATCGCAGGTTTTTGGGGAGCGTGGGCAGGCTGGACGCTCGACGGGATGGACTCGTTCATCTACGCGCTCGTCTTGACGCCGGCCTTGACCGAACTGCTGCCGCGTTCGGGTTATGCGGCCACGCCGGCGAACGTCGGCCTGGCCGGCTCGATCCTGTTCGCGCTGTTCCTGGTCGGGTGGGGGCTGTCGTTCATCTGGGGGCCGCTTGCCGACCGCTACGGCCGCACCAAGGTGCTGGCCGGCACCATCTTCACGTTTGCCATTTTCACGGGACTCGCGGCGACCTCGCACAACGTGTGGGAGCTCGGCATTTACCGGTTCATTGCGGGCGTCGGCATCGGCGGCGAGTGGGCATTGGCCGGGACGTATGTGGCGGAGGCGTGGCCGGAGGATCGCCGCAAGATGGGCGCCGGTTATCTGCAAACGGGCTACTACGCCGGATTCTTCCTCGCGGCGGCGCTGAACTACACGGTCGGCGTTCATTATGGCTGGCGCGCGATGTTCCTGACCGGCGCGGTGCCGGTGGTGGTCGCGATTCTGATTCTGCTGCGCGTGAAGGAGTCGGAGAAGTGGGAGAAGGCCGAAGCGCGCACCGTGTGCACAAAGCCGCTGCGCGAGATCATGGGACCGACTTATCGACGCCGTACCTGGGTCGCGTGCATTCTGCTGACGATCGCGATCATCGGCTTGTGGGCGGGCGCGGTCTACGAACCGTCCGCCGTGATTCAACTGGCGACCAAGGCCGGCATGGCCAAAAACGACGCGATCAGAACGGCGTCGCTGGCCACGGGGCTGCTGTCCATCGCGACGATCCTCGGCTGTCTCGCGCTGCCGCCGCTCGCTGAGCGCATCGGCCGCAAGAAGACGCTGGCGATCTACTTTCTCGGCATGGCGGTGGCCATCGTCGGTAGTTTCGGCTGGGCGTTTTATTTGCCCAACGGGCTCGCGCCGTTCATCGCGTGGCTTTTCGTGCTGGGTTTCTTCGGCGGCAATTTCGCGCTGTTCAGCTTGTGGCTGCCGGAACAGTTCGAAACCCGCGTGCGGGCGACGGCCTTCGCGTTCTGCACGTCGTTCGGGCGGTTCGTCGGCGCGGGCGTCAACTTTCTGCTCGGCGCGGCGGTGCTGCACATGCATACGCTCGGCATACCGGTCGCGTTGACGGCAATCGCGTTTATCGTCGGCCTGTTCATCATTCCGTTTGCGCCGGAAACGAAGGGCGAGGTGTTGCCGCAGTGA
- a CDS encoding GntR family transcriptional regulator produces the protein MNDAIDGFPLDAPARSLLLPAAAPRESTSRVIAEALRAAIVDGTLAPGAPLRQDAIARHFSVSAIPVREALRQLESEGWANAAVHKGATVAPLSAEAAREIYEIRSALESLAIGLAIPNHTAATLRESASLCRAAELEADPSLYVARNVAFHMSLYAPAARPQLEDMIGTLHRRGERYLRLKFGLPSYKGESDNEHAALLDAVQRRDIPAAQKLVVAHLLGTGDLLYRFLTERAQAEAALANQPKPRGRRPRATTGS, from the coding sequence ATGAACGACGCAATAGATGGTTTTCCCCTGGACGCTCCGGCGCGCAGCCTGCTTTTACCCGCGGCGGCGCCCCGTGAAAGCACGTCCCGCGTGATCGCGGAGGCGCTGCGTGCGGCAATTGTCGACGGAACGCTGGCCCCCGGCGCGCCGCTGCGGCAGGACGCGATCGCGCGGCATTTTTCAGTCAGCGCAATTCCCGTGCGCGAGGCCTTGCGCCAACTGGAAAGCGAGGGCTGGGCCAACGCCGCCGTGCACAAGGGCGCCACCGTCGCGCCTTTGTCGGCGGAAGCAGCGCGCGAAATCTACGAGATCCGTTCCGCGCTGGAGAGCCTCGCCATCGGGCTTGCGATTCCCAATCACACGGCCGCCACGTTGCGCGAATCCGCCAGCCTGTGCCGCGCCGCCGAACTCGAGGCGGACCCGTCGCTGTACGTCGCGCGCAACGTCGCGTTTCACATGAGCCTGTATGCGCCGGCCGCCCGTCCGCAACTCGAGGACATGATCGGCACGCTGCACCGGCGCGGTGAACGATACCTGCGCCTGAAGTTCGGCTTGCCGTCGTACAAGGGCGAGTCCGACAATGAACACGCCGCCCTGCTCGACGCCGTGCAACGCCGCGACATTCCCGCCGCGCAGAAGCTAGTCGTCGCGCATCTGCTGGGCACGGGCGACCTGCTCTATCGTTTCCTGACCGAACGAGCGCAGGCCGAAGCCGCGCTTGCGAATCAACCCAAGCCGCGCGGCAGACGCCCGCGCGCCACCACCGGGAGCTGA